The following nucleotide sequence is from Halomonas chromatireducens.
GATGGTCTGCACAAGGGTGGTCGCGAGGGAGCCCGGCAAGCGCTGCACACCTTCTGGAAAGGGGTCAGCGATGCGGCGCGTTTCTCGCCGATCCAGCGCTCGCCCTGGGATCGGCTGATGGGCAATGACGGCCTGGACACATCGCCAAGCTATCTGTTCTACGAAAGCCTCACCCAACTGGTTCCCCCAGCGAAGCTCAACCCCCTGGGCATTAACCCATTGCGTGACCTGGTCAGCGAACTGGTGGACTTCGAGCGGGTAAACGCCTGCCGCAAGGCAAAGGTGTTCATTACCGCCACCAATGTACGTACCGGGCGCGCCAAGGTGTTCCGCCAGCCCGAGCTGAGCGTGGATACCGTCATGGCCTCGGCCTGCCTGCCATTCATGTTCCCGGCCGTGGAGATCGATGGTGAGGCCTACTGGGATGGTGGCTACAGCGGCAACCCCGCCCTCTTCCCGCTGGTCGATGACCAGGGCTGCCGTGATCTGGTGGTGGTACAGGTCAACCCTCTGGTTCGCAGCCAGCTCCCCGACAGCGCCCGTGACATCATCAACCGCATCAACGAAATCACTTTCAATACCAGCCTGATCAAGGAACTGCGCAGCATTCAGCTATTGCAGCAGCTGATCGACTCAGAAAATGTCGAGCTGGAACGGTATCGCTCGATGCGCCTGCACCTGATCCATGCCGAACAGGAAGTGGAAAAACTCAGCGCCTCGAGCAAGCTCAATGCGGAATGGGACTTCGTTTCCCGTCTGCATACCCAAGGCCGTGCCTGGGCCGATCTGTGGCTCGATCAGCATTTCGATTCCATCGGCAAGTGTTCGTCCTTCGATCTGAACACGGTCTTCCAGGACACGTTCCGCCCCTTCGCCAGGCCAGAGGAAGCGCCCACCGGGCGAGGCGAGCGCGAAGAGTGAGGGCAGGTGTGCCCTGGCCGAGTGTAGCTACGAATCATGCCCGCGCATGATGGCGGGCAGACTGGCATGCAGGCGTCGTTTCGCGAATGCCGTCAGGCTCCCCTTATCTTAAGATGGGCCTTCGCCATGCTTGCCGGAGATGCGAATGCCCGACACCGACAACGCCTTCCAGGCCGCCCTCGATCTGATCCTGGGCCTGGACCCGACCCTGCTCGGGATAGTGGCCCTGTCGCTTCAGGTGTCGCTGGGCGCCGTGTTGGTAGGGGCGCTGATCGGTCTGCCATTGGGTGCTGCGCTGGCCCTGTGGCGCTTTCCCGGCCGTGGCCTGGTAGTCACGCTGCTCAACGCCTTCATGGGCCTGCCGCCGGTCGTGGCTGGCCTGCTGGTCTACCTCTTGCTCTCCCGGGCCGGCCCCCTGGGCGAACTGGGATTGCTTTTCACACCTACCGCCATGGTGATCGCCCAGTCGCTGCTGGTACTACCTATCATTGCCGCCCTGACTCGCGATCACGTGCGGAGCCTTTGGGACGAGTACCGCGAGCAGCTGCACTCCTTCGGGGTGACTCGCCTTCGTGCCATGCCAAGCCTGCTCTGGGATGCCCGCTTCGCTCTGATGACGGTGATTCTCGCCGGTTTCGGGCGGGCCAGCGCCGAGGTCGGCGCCGTGCTGATCGTCGGTGGTAACATTGAGGGGGTCACCCGGGTGATGACCACGGCCATCGCCCTGGAAACCAGCAAGGGCAACCTGTCGTTGGCACTCGGCCTTGGCCTGGTACTGCTTGGCCTGGTGGCTCTTGTCAATGCCACGGCCTACCTAGTCGGTGAACGTGCCAGGAGGAAGCTGGGATGAACGACTTCTGCCACCCCACCACCTTGCTACCGACCGCCTCTCCGGCAAGCCAGCCTCTACTGCGCCTGGAAGGGCTCGGCTTTTCCCATCAGGGGCAGACACTCCTGCAGGCGATCGATCTCTCACTGGCGGCCCGTGGCCGCACGGTGATACTGGGCCCCAACGGGGCCGGCAAGAGCCTGCTGATGCGCCTGGCCCATGGTCTGCTCACTCCCAGTTGCGGCCATGTGCGCTGGGCAACCCATGAGAGCGGGCGCCCCCTGCGCCAGGCGATGGTCTTTCAGCGCCCGGTGATGCTGCGACGCTCTGCACTGGCCAATCTCACCTATGCCCTGGCCGCCCGTGGCGTGCCCTGGCGCCAACGTCGCGGCCTCGCACAGGCAGCACTGACACGCTTCGGGCTAGCCAGCCTCGCCGACCGCCCCGCCAGGGTACTGTCCGGTGGCGAGCAGCAGCGCCTGGCCCTGGCAAGGGCATGGGTCCTGGAGCCCGACGTCCTGTTTCTCGATGAGCCCACCTCGGCGCTGGACCCGGCATCATTGCGAGCGGTGGAGGATGCCGTACACGCCTTCCACGCCCAGGGTTCACGCATCGTGATGACCAGCCATGACCTCAACCAGGCCCGCCGCCTGGCCGACGACATCGTCTTCCTTTACGAGGGGCATGTCATCGAGCACACGCCGGCACGGGAATTCTTCCACGCCCCCAGCACCCAGCTCGCCCGGGGCTTTCTTTCCGGGGATCTGCTCGGCTGATGGGAGGCATCCAGCTCATGTTCCGCTACCAACATACCGCCTATGTGCTGCTGATCGGATGGCTCTGGGCAGCACCCCAGGCCGGGGCCGACGAGCGGAAAGAAGCGCACTATATCGTGCTCGCCTCCACAACCTCTACCGAGAACTCGGGCCTGTTCAGCGCCATTATCCCGCCGTTCACCGAGGCAACCGGTATCTCGGTTCGCGTCGTTGCCGTGGGTACCGGGCAGGTTTTCGCCCTTTCCCGCCGCGGCGATGCCGATGCTCTGCTGGTGCATGATGCCGCGGGCGAAGCCCGGCTCATCGACGAGGGGTATGCCAGCGAGCGGGCAGAGATCATGTACAACGACTTCGTCATTGTCGGTCCCAACCAGGATCCAGCCGGGATTACCACGGCCAAAAGGGCGACCGGGGCCTTCGCTCGGATCGCCGCCGCCGAGTCGCCCTTCGTCTCACGCGGCGATGACAGCGGCACCCACCGTGCCGAACGACAGCTGTGGCAGGCGACCGGCATAGCCCCCCAGGGCGAGTGGTACCGGGTCCTGGGCAGCGGCATGGGCCCGACGCTCAATACAGCCGCGGCCATGGGTGCCTACGTTTTCACCGACCGCGCCACCTGGGCCGCCTTCGACAATAGACAGGACCTCGTCCTGCTCTTCGAGGGCGATGAGGCACTGTTCAACCAGTACGCAAGCCTGCTGCTCCTGGAAGAGCGCCACCCCCACCTGAAGCACGAGTTGGCAAGGGAGTGGCACCGGTGGCTGCTCTCCGAGGAGGGCCAGCGGGCCATCGCCGACTTCGAGATAGCCGGGCAAGCTGTGTTCACGCCCAACGCCCAACGAGGCACCGACAGGTCACCCGGCAACCAGTGACGCCCCGCACGACTATCAAGGGGCATGCACGTAAAGCCCAGTGATTCCAACCCCATGCCTTTCCCGGCCATTCACTCGAGGCCTGCCAGCATTGCCTCCAGCTCATTGGAGATGAAACGCGGCTCGACGCACTCACCCAGGTGCCTCTGAGCGAACGTCAGGAAACCGCGAGCCGCGTGGGGCAGCCGCTTGTCCCGGCGCACGATGAACTGCCAGTGGCTCTCGATGGGCAGCCGCTCCACCGGCAGGATCACCAAGTCGGAGTGTTCAGGCGGAAGTACATGCTCGGAGAGCACCGCTAGCCCCATCCCCGACGCCACACCTACACGAATGGCCTCGTTGCTGGCCATCTGCAGGCTCGAGCCAAGCGAGAGTCCCTGCTCCTGCAGCCAGCTCTCGAACAGCATGCGCGTGGCCGAGCCCGGCTCACGCAGCAAAAACCGTTCGGTCAGCAACTCGCTCATGGCGACACGCTTCCTGGCAGCCAAAGGATGGCCTTGCGGGGCGATAACCACCAGCGGATTGCGCAGGAAGCGCCCGGCCAGGGCATGAGCCAGCGACGGTGGATGGCTGAAGACATAGAGGTCATCATCCTGGCGCTCGAAGCGGGTCAGCATCTGGCGCCGATTGCCGATATGCAGGGTCACGTCGACCTCGGGAAACGCCTGGCTGTAGGGACCCAGCAGTCTCGGCAGCACGTACTGCGCCGTGTTGACCAGAGCAATACTGAAACGTCCCCGCTCGCCGCCCCTCAAGGCGGCCAGGTAGTCCTCGAAGTCATCGAAACGGCCAAGTACTTCGCGGCTGGCGCGATAGAGCTCCCGTCCCGCTTCCGTCGCTACCAGGCGCCCCTGGCGAACGCTCAACAGAGGCTCACCCACCGCCTCACTCAAGCGCTTGAGCTGCTGTGAAACGGTCGGCTGGGTCAGGTGAAGTTGACGAGCCGCCTCGCTCACCGAGCCGCTGCGAACCACGGCAACGTACACTTGTAGCAGGCGAAATGTCAGGTGGCGTACGTTCATGGCTGACTCCATGGCGGCCAAATATAGAGTTTTATCTATACTATAAAGCCATACATTCAATTGGAATCAATATCACGCACTCCTCACAATCCGCGACTACCCTGCCAATGCGACTCAGAAAAAGAGAGACCCATGCCAGACATCGTCGTGATGTTCTTTCTGCTCGGCCTGCTCGCCGGCATCGTCAAGTCCGACCTGAACATACCCAAGGCCGCCTACGACACCTTGAGCCTGCTGCTGATGCTGACCATCGGCCTCAAGGGAGGCATGGCGCTCTACGGCAACCTGCGCTGGTCACTGATACCGGAACTCCTCGCGGTAGCGG
It contains:
- a CDS encoding patatin-like phospholipase family protein, producing the protein MAKDDKKLIDLALQGGGSHGALTWGVLDRLLEEERLEIDGVSGTSAGAMNAVVLADGLHKGGREGARQALHTFWKGVSDAARFSPIQRSPWDRLMGNDGLDTSPSYLFYESLTQLVPPAKLNPLGINPLRDLVSELVDFERVNACRKAKVFITATNVRTGRAKVFRQPELSVDTVMASACLPFMFPAVEIDGEAYWDGGYSGNPALFPLVDDQGCRDLVVVQVNPLVRSQLPDSARDIINRINEITFNTSLIKELRSIQLLQQLIDSENVELERYRSMRLHLIHAEQEVEKLSASSKLNAEWDFVSRLHTQGRAWADLWLDQHFDSIGKCSSFDLNTVFQDTFRPFARPEEAPTGRGEREE
- a CDS encoding ABC transporter permease, which produces MPDTDNAFQAALDLILGLDPTLLGIVALSLQVSLGAVLVGALIGLPLGAALALWRFPGRGLVVTLLNAFMGLPPVVAGLLVYLLLSRAGPLGELGLLFTPTAMVIAQSLLVLPIIAALTRDHVRSLWDEYREQLHSFGVTRLRAMPSLLWDARFALMTVILAGFGRASAEVGAVLIVGGNIEGVTRVMTTAIALETSKGNLSLALGLGLVLLGLVALVNATAYLVGERARRKLG
- a CDS encoding ATP-binding cassette domain-containing protein; the encoded protein is MNDFCHPTTLLPTASPASQPLLRLEGLGFSHQGQTLLQAIDLSLAARGRTVILGPNGAGKSLLMRLAHGLLTPSCGHVRWATHESGRPLRQAMVFQRPVMLRRSALANLTYALAARGVPWRQRRGLAQAALTRFGLASLADRPARVLSGGEQQRLALARAWVLEPDVLFLDEPTSALDPASLRAVEDAVHAFHAQGSRIVMTSHDLNQARRLADDIVFLYEGHVIEHTPAREFFHAPSTQLARGFLSGDLLG
- a CDS encoding substrate-binding domain-containing protein yields the protein MFRYQHTAYVLLIGWLWAAPQAGADERKEAHYIVLASTTSTENSGLFSAIIPPFTEATGISVRVVAVGTGQVFALSRRGDADALLVHDAAGEARLIDEGYASERAEIMYNDFVIVGPNQDPAGITTAKRATGAFARIAAAESPFVSRGDDSGTHRAERQLWQATGIAPQGEWYRVLGSGMGPTLNTAAAMGAYVFTDRATWAAFDNRQDLVLLFEGDEALFNQYASLLLLEERHPHLKHELAREWHRWLLSEEGQRAIADFEIAGQAVFTPNAQRGTDRSPGNQ
- a CDS encoding LysR family transcriptional regulator encodes the protein MNVRHLTFRLLQVYVAVVRSGSVSEAARQLHLTQPTVSQQLKRLSEAVGEPLLSVRQGRLVATEAGRELYRASREVLGRFDDFEDYLAALRGGERGRFSIALVNTAQYVLPRLLGPYSQAFPEVDVTLHIGNRRQMLTRFERQDDDLYVFSHPPSLAHALAGRFLRNPLVVIAPQGHPLAARKRVAMSELLTERFLLREPGSATRMLFESWLQEQGLSLGSSLQMASNEAIRVGVASGMGLAVLSEHVLPPEHSDLVILPVERLPIESHWQFIVRRDKRLPHAARGFLTFAQRHLGECVEPRFISNELEAMLAGLE